The Salminus brasiliensis chromosome 3, fSalBra1.hap2, whole genome shotgun sequence genome contains a region encoding:
- the kmt2ba gene encoding histone-lysine N-methyltransferase 2B isoform X5 produces the protein MAAAGGGLSASVVVAGANPSATVRCRFPGRPLTFRSHLKREKRLRVGRLGAEDAATGSGGPRPVNVGATLREDPCLLCLLGLADKLGHQSEAGFCTSDSDEERDFTGFQADGRWSLRAGQGSLYKASSSPSKKKPPLATAPSASGRSTTATIKTSRATMETEESERKCGKGLRTVHNTERTKLIVKLGSKKVNKNSASVRQQLKAPLSRVGEKTTQKGLKNLQEEENEDLEDEVLDGSGNEGTVASLKDERKGKRQSHAGVPGRRRKQRKLVWTLMMVKGKGKTSQKKMAENFRQNSGRRNTESAKIDQTNGKSNDVQTTDKEVSISPKTTGKRRKIHKATSASPEVGTETGQERAVSPTGSAGKSLKDSSLNSPKKSPPGLKRRKSLFGYRRKQTDQDMMRKTCESQPHVEGKMPRKRRRLVYYTYEAVDSQVSQDHQQELHEKAENTGVASRQGLSQVCAASARPSRVIRVPKRFMDDEGMSGQRIKDPGQMEVLPNEPCFESEQTGTTQTQTKDFKSRKKSAKLLNLNNGKLARGRKPRCSSELSDVPRKKVGRLAYDSTHLKIYERLKKLTASLALRRQKRMASYKNDCEKLEGEHQNTEGFIDSRDGGRRKTSDIKMEDVNSPGVVRKLAVHIDADGQSALSAVEPAQDVAKENAESTSLEGTDEQSQDANASPVLEEQISPIHKINLSGANKKMLHLLKRAKVQLIKIDQQKQLKSAQLLSGVVEVGERRRREMDRANIEAAPQEHPVGGPRIKHVCRAAAVALGQPRAMVPDDIPRLSALPLHEREGIAQSPNVEDVGSYSEPESTGSVEQKPVPNRKTLGLRQRRCFRCKGCCREEDCGRCVFCLDKPKYGGPNKKRQSCIYKKCAKIEENKMKRLKVQMKRRQISAAPYPCSSGEEEGERSGAREDELSQAHPTNALSPTRRQPRRRVTPRCYSSLLESDSTDTEEPSEDAGKEQDSIAPANQSNGTSVPANAQYEVVKPRKPGMPRGMWARRRIDKSSVEHTPRSVLAALANGFAQREPQAQELVHKIRVDFKEDCTIQNVWAMGGLSILTSVPITPECVCLLCASKGHHDMIFCQMCCEPFHRFCLPVDDRPQKDNKENWCCRRCKFCHVCGRKSKQGKPVLQCKRCLYCYHPSCLGPTYPKPVKCNTSWVCMMCIRCKSCGVTPGKSWDMAWNHELNLCPDCSNLHGQGNFCTVCLKCYQEHEFDSNMMQCARCAHWVHPKCEGLTDDLYEILSRLRGKSLVFSCAACSKSYPSGWQEVVQDVLRNGLEKVMSGLQNSPTTGHLQTCSQCETYQEAECIKDRKTVCGLRSVERKLADGLYTSLKMFHEDVVRLLVKNLHDERCLPEEQRPTAQARICYLRLLEQTFNWFDSQDPATWKPVSKEFPSGMLPEAIIPPSDEHNYAQWLEEQDRAITRAKETQENCHLKAHDSLNVNYYDVDQRQCSLCQQHGDAKPSEAGRLLYLGQNEWAHVNCCIWSAEVHEVKGALLHVHSAVARGRFMRCERCNQVGATVGCCLSTCQSNYHFMCARASHCVFQSDKKVYCNKHRDLLNNKMMNGFEVLRRVYVDFEGISLRRKFLTGLEPDSVSVMIGALQINKLGVLTEQSEVAGKLYPVGYQCTRWYWSTVDPRKRCRYTCRVTDMQPSSSIRGPNLAQNQEENCTIAHSPKSRDSPNAETSPGVDQLPSTPSPNSKLDSGVEPKTPRHLLNRRPAGGTFRPLPSPGTASSSSHHILTISDLDDTRRSKRLSLRRNASPPQKSPTGPMKLRSGGTAHPRSLSFSSPVSPLGATENLMTSPSPRRRGRPPSSPSGATSAYSPRQGSIGSTPSTVFLSPRHSPRNQQHFRITPHESAEVPQDFSASLEPEDAAGMPEDGICTVAVIADGNAVPLSSDQELLSTPFDADTDVAVASVLNAKLEFDEALLNENVALHCGPYNNGAEGQEIGESQAHIEENSLLGRMSDEDTSIYSAGEKELPDLADPDGQMDIDSVDGDSDHYLNFSRTVVVCDSVKDSTQTGLTVLPTSQTISQLDGADNDSESDGNEASGEDDTQEVGTSYLSHDTETSKDITHNSGREVVFTNLVESSVPESVLINAKPEVLHQLAEKQSSDKESMPLHGNWDVSTDLFAAQDSMSKDDLFVQEMQLTHEADIQNVMQSSLVFDPSSDLVAGQDGVLLDSEPVEELNEVLLDPEIGHFVSAKDGSIVHMHDSSSVDSVNKDAKSPEQIILPESKVKVVSVPSLSSSGKVQIIGPGPLPHRTFTIPQTVPQHRIVKVTVPAGTLPLSLPINMVSTSPAVSGASSQVVANGLDSRKEATRGRTVAIRIPASTKPTVTNVLPSPQVLLVNRSGQILIKDPQTNTYQMPSANSPSYSHISQIAKIIHSTNLVQRTVPRVVVTPVSQAGLSQGPTTHVVSYSNGAAPSTKVFIRKLPQKSSEVHMNSGSSVRLNNPSTPVSPVLDVNQRDDAQAIIERAMASHRETANRALLSSSQFQVRPNISKLHSPDVANQSSKLHHRTQPAILSHSKSQVRMKRVSLASERTSVKKCKTDLMEQTVSSSLDDLNRFNKVRIKAPSVKDVLDFDHVVENLDNPKTKEGAKEYEKKSDPQEKERGTHDKAHAWDSSKNGELSDWTPCADWSSDEDSPSPFKQEQDECGSQNEPHLLFKITSDDGFSVEADSIEVAWRAVVDGVQEARIAYRLEQLPLGRMSGARVMGVLHDAVLFLLEQLQGAAQCQNHRFRFHQHEKPEKELPVNPSGCARAEVYERKSTFDMFNFLASQHRQLPESRPCDEDEDDIKLKSSRRATSTELPMAMRFRHLERTSKEAVGVYRSAIHGRGLFCKRNIEAGEMVIEYAGNVIRSVLTDKREKYYDSKGIGCYMFRIDDFDVVDATMHGNAARFINHSCEPNCYSRVINVEGRKHIVIFALRKIYRGEELTYDYKFPIEDANNKLHCNCAARRCRRFLN, from the exons GAGAGAGATTTCACAGGGTTCCAGGCAGATGGTCGGTGGTCCTTGCGTGCTGGACAAG GCAGTCTTTATAAAGCCTCTTCATCGCCATCGAAAAAGAAGCCTCCTCTGGCCACTGCCCCATCTGCAAGCGGTAGAAGCACCACCGCGACAATCAAAACCTCAAGGGCCACCATGGAAACTGAGGAGTCTGAGAGGAAATGCGGAAAAGGTCTCAGAACTGTCCACAATACTGAGAGGACCAAGCTAATTGTCAAACTGGGTAGCAAAAAGGTGAACAAGAACAGTGCGTCAGTTAGACAACAGTTGAAGGCTCCTCTGAGCAGGGTTGGAGAGAAAACGACTCAGAAAGGACTTAAAAATTtacaagaagaagaaaatgaagatCTGGAAGATGAAGTGCTTGATGGATCCGGCAATGAAGGCACagtggcatctctcaaagatgAACGAAAGGGAAAGAGGCAAAGTCATGCTGGTGTGCCAGGAAGGCGACGAAAGCAGAGGAAATTGGTATGGACTTTAATGATGGTTAAGGGGAAAGGAAAAACCTCCCAAAAGAAAATGGCTGAAAATTTTCGTCAGAACTCTGGTAGGAGAAATACTGAGAGTGCTAAAATAGACCAGACCAACGGAAAGTCCAATGATGTACAGACTACTGACAAAGAGGTTTCTATATCTCCCAAAACTACTGGGAAACGGAGAAAAATCCACAAGGCCACAAGTGCCTCTCCAGAAGTTGGGACAGAGACAGGGCAGGAGAGAGCAGTTTCTCCTACTGGAAGTGCAGGAAAATCATTGAAGGACAGCTCTTTAAATTCTCCTAAAAAATCCCCCCCTGGCTTAAAGCGGCGCAAGTCTTTATTTGGTTATCGAAGGAAGCAGACAGACCAGGACATGATGCGGAAGACCTGTGAGTCTCAGCCTCACGTTGAGGGTAAGATGCCCAGGAAAAGACGGCGTCTTGTCTACTACACTTATGAAGCAGTGGACTCCCAAGTGAGCCAGGATCACCAGCAGGAGCTGCATGAAAAAGCAGAGAACACGGGTGTGGCAAGTCGACAAGGACTATCTCAAGTCTGTGCGGCTAGTGCTCGGCCATCCAGAGTGATCAGGGTACCTAAGAGGTTCATGGATGATGAAGGCATGTCTGGACAGCGTATAAAAGACCCTGGTCAAATGGAGGTCTTACCAAATGAGCCTTGCTTTGAATCAGAGCAAACTGGTACCACCCAGACCCAAACCAAGGactttaaaagcaggaaaaagagTGCAAAACTGCTGAACCTTAATAATGGCAAATTAGCGCGTGGCAGGAAACCCAGATGTTCCTCAGAACTCTCTGATGTTCCTCGAAAGAAGGTGGGAAGGTTGGCTTACGATTCCACCCATCTTAAAATTTATGAGAGGCTGAAGAAGCTCACGGCGAGCTTGGCTCTGCGAAGACAGAAGCGAATGGCCAGTTACAAAAATGATTGTGAAAAGCTAGAAGGGGAGCATCAGAATACAGAAGGATTCATAGATTctagagatggagggagacgaAAGACCTCTGATATAAAGATGGAGGACGTGAACTCTCCAGGAGTAGTGCGTAAATTAGCTGTACATATTGATGCAGATGGTCAATCAGCACTCTCCGCTGTTGAACCAGCTCAAGATGTAGCAAAAGAAAACG CAGAGAGTACCAGCCTGGAGGGCACTGATGAACAAAGCCAGGATGCAAATGCTTCTCCGGTTTTAGAGGAGCAGATCAGTCCCATCCATAAGATCAACCTCTCTGGTGCCAACAAGAAGATGCTTCACTTGTTGAAGAGGGCTAAGGTCCAGCTGATTAAAATTGACCAGCAGAAACAGCTAAAGTCTGCTCAG CTGTTGTCTGGTGTGGTTGAAGttggggagaggaggagaagggaaaTGGACAGGGCAAACATAGAAGCAGCTCCTCAG GAGCATCCAGTAGGAGGTCCACGGATAAAACATGTGTGCCGAGCAGCAGCTGTAGCACTGGGTCAGCCTCGAGCCATGGTGCCAGACGATATACCCAGGCTTAGTGCCTTGCCTCTGCATGAGAGAGAGGGTATTGCACAGTCACCTAACGTAGAGG ATGTAGGCTCTTACTCAGAACCTGAGAGCACTGGTTCTGTTGAGCAAAAGCCAGTGCCCAATAGAAAGACGTTGGGTTTGCGGCAGAGACGTTGCTTTCGCTGCAAGGGATGCTGCCGGGAAGAAGACTGTGGGAGATGTGTGTTTTGTCTGGATAAACCTAAATATGGAGGACCTAATAAGAAACGCCAGAGCTGCAT TTATAAAAAGTGTGCGAAGATTGAAGAGAACAAAATGAAGCGACTGAAAG TTCAGATGAAGCGACGTCAGATTTCTGCGGCTCCTTACCCATGCAGCAGCGGAGAGGAAGAGGGCGAGAGAAGCGGTGCAAGAGAGGACGAGTTGAGCCAAGCGCACCCCACTAATGCACTCAGCCCCACTAGGAGACAGCCTCGGCGACGTGTCACTCCCCGATGCTACAGCAGTCTACTAGAGTCTGATTCCACTGACACGGAAGAACCCAGCGAAGATGCAGGAAAGGAGCAAGACAGTATCGCACCAGCTAATCAGTCCAATG GTACTTCTGTACCTGCAAATGCTCAATACGAGGTGGTAAAGCCACGGAAGCCTGGCATGCCGAGAGGGATGTGGGCTCGTCGTCGAATTGATAAG AGCTCAGTGGAGCACACGCCGCGTAGTGTTCTGGCCGCACTGGCCAATGGTTTTGCCCAGCGGGAGCCGCAGGCACAAGAATTGGTGCACAAAATCCGGGTGGACTTTAAG GAGGACTGCACCATTCAGAATGTTTGGGCGATGGGTGGACTAAGTATTCTCACATCGGTACCAATCAcaccagagtgtgtgtgtctactcTGCGCTAGTAAAGGCCATCATGAC ATGATATTTTGTCAGATGTGCTGTGAGCCATTTCATCGCTTCTGTCTTCCGGTGGACGATCGCCCACagaaagacaacaaggaaaacTGGTGTTGTAGGCGCTGCAAATTCTGCCATGTCTGTGGCCGTAAAAGCAAACAGGGAAAg cCGGTTTTACAATGCAAAAGGTGTTTGTACTGCTACCATCCATCCTGTTTAGGACCCACCTACCCCAAACCAGTCAAGTGTAACACATCTTGG GTTTGTATGATGTGTATTCGGTGCAAGAGCTGTGGGGTAACTCCGGGGAAGTCCTGGGATATGGCCTGGAATCATGAGCTGAATCTTTGTCCTGACTGCAGCAACCTCCATGGCCAAG GTAACTTCTGCACAGTATGTCTCAAGTGCTACCAGGAGCATGAATTTGACAGCAACATGATGCAGTGTGCGCGATGTGCCCATTGGGTTCATCCTAAGTGTGAGGGACTTACAG ATGATTTGTACGAGATACTAAGCAGATTACGGGGGAAGAGTTTAGTGTTCAGTTGTGCAGCCTGCAGTAAGAGTTACCCAAGTGGCTGGCAGGAGGTAGTACAGGATGTGCTAAGGAACGGTCTGGAGAAAGTCATGAGCGGCTTGCAAAACTCTCCTACCACTGGTCACCTTCAGACCTGCTCCCAG TGTGAGACTTACCAAGAGGCTGAGTGTATAAAGGACAGAAAGACAGTCTGTGGTCTTCGTTCTGTGGAGAGGAAGCTTGCAGATGGACTGTATACTTCACTG AAAATGTTTCATGAGGATGTGGTAAGATTGTTGGTAAAGAATCTTCATGATGAACGATGTCTTCCAGAGGAGCAGAGGCCCACTGCCCAAGCCAGAATCTGCTATCTAAGG TTGCTGGAGCAGACTTTTAATTGGTTTGACAGTCAGGACCCTGCCACATGGAAACCTGTTTCAAAAGAATTTCCAAG TGGGATGCTCCCAGAAGCAATAATTCCACCCTCTGACGAGCACAATTATGCACAGTGGCTGGAAGAGCAAGACCGTGCCATTACCAGAGCAAAGGAGACTCAAGAAAACTGTCATTTAAAAGCACATG ATTCTCTGAATGTCAATTACTATGATGTAGATCAAAGACAGTGTTCTCTTTGCCAACAACATGGTGATGCCAAACCAAGT GAGGCGGGCAGACTGCTGTACCTGGGCCAAAATGAGTGGGCTCATGTAAACTGTTGCATCTGGTCGGCTGAGGTGCATGAAGTCAAAGGAGCGTTGCTACATGTCCACAGTGCTGTAGCCAGGGGACGATTCATG CGCTGTGAGCGGTGTAACCAAGTGGGAGCAACAGTTGGTTGCTGTCTCTCAACTTGCCAGAGTAACTACCACTTCATGTGTGCTCGTGCCAGCCACTGTGTCTTTCAAAGCGATAAGAAGGTCTACTGTAACAAACACCGTGACCTTCTTAACAACAAG ATGATGAATGGATTTGAGGTCCTTAGACGAGTCTATGTAGATTTTGAGGGTATTAGCCTTCGCAGGAAGTTTCTGACTGGCTTGGAACCGGATTCTGTTAGCGTGATGATTG GCGCCTTACAAATTAACAAGTTGGGAGTGCTGACAGAGCAGTCTGAAGTTGCAGGGAAACTGTATCCTGTAGGCTACCA ATGTACACGATGGTATTGGAGCACGGTTGATCCAAGAAAACGATGCCGATACACTTGCAGAGTCACGGATATGCAACCTTCGTCATCAATAAGGGGTCCAAATTTAGCACAAAACCAAGAGGAGAACTGCACCATTGCGCATAGCCCAAAATCTCGAG ACTCTCCTAATGCTGAGACTAGTCCTGGTGTTGACCAACTGCCCAGCACCCCATCTCCTAACTCCAAACTTGACTCGGGAGTAGAACCTAAAACTCCAAGGCACCTTCTGAATAGGAGACCAGCTGGTGGAACATTTAGACCATTGCCCTCCCCAG GGACTGCATCCTCCTCATCCCATCACATCCTTACCATTAGTGATCTTGATGACACACGCCGCTCCAAGAGACTGTCATTACGCCGAAATGCTTCTCCTCCCCAGAAGTCTCCCACTGGACCAATGAAACTGCGCTCCGGAGGCACTGCACACCCTAGATCGCTTTCATTTAGCTCACCTGTCTCTCCACTTGGTGCTACTGAGAATCTCATGACCTCTCCGTCACCTCGTCGCAGGGGTCGTCCTCCTTCCTCCCCTTCTGGTGCTACCTCAGCATATTCCCCTCGGCAAGGAAGCATTGGCAGCACTCCTTCGACTGTTTTCTTGTCTCCACGACACTCCCCAAGGAATCAGCAGCACTTCAGGATAACGCCACATGAATCTGCAGAGGTACCTCAAGATTTCTCTGCCTCTTTAGAGCCAGAAGATGCTGCTGGAATGCCAGAGGACGGCATCTGCACAGTTGCAGTCATTGCTGATGGCAATGCTGTACCATTGTCGTCAGATCAAGAGTTGCTCTCCACACCCTTtgatgctgacacagatgttgcAGTGGCCTCTGTGCTGAATGCCAAGCTGGAGTTTGATGAGGCCCTCTTAAATGAGAATGTGGCTCTGCACTGTGGACCATACAATAATGGAGCAGAAGGGCAGGAAATCGGGGAGAGTCAAGCACATATTGAGGAGAACAGTTTGCTAGGCAGGATGTCAGATGAAGATACCAGTATATACAGTGCTGGTGAAAAAGAATTGCCTGACCTTGCAGACCCTGATGGGCAAATGGACATAGACTCAGTTGATGGAGACTCTGACCATTATCTCAACTTTTCTCGCACAGTGGTGGTATGTGATTCTGTCAAGGACTCTACACAGACAGGTCTAACTGTTCTTCCTACCTCACAGACCATCTCTCAGCTGGATGGAGCAGACAATGATTCAGAAAGCGATGGAAATGAAGCCAGTGGAGAAGATGATACTCAGGAAGTAGGGACTAGTTACCTTAGTCATGATACTGAGACATCAAAGGATATCACCCACAACTCTGGAAGGGAGGTAGTTTTCACAAACTTAGTTGAGTCATCTGTGCCAGAATCAGTTTTGATCAATGCTAAGCCAGAGGTTTTGCATCAGCTTGCTGAAAAACAAAGTTCTGACAAAGAATCAATGCCCTTACATGGGAATTGGGATGTCTCCACTGACTTATTTGCAGCACAAGACAGTATGTCTAAGGACGACTTGTTTGTGCAAGAAATGCAGCTGACCCATGAGGCAGATATTCAAAATGTCATGCAGTCTTCTCTGGTCTTTGACCCAAGCAGTGATCTTGTTGCTGGACAAGATGGTGTTCTATTGGACAGTGAACCTGTAGAAGAATTAAATGAGGTGTTGTTGGATCCTGAGATCGGTCATTTTGTCTCTGCTAAAGATGGCAGTATAGTGCATATGCATGATTCCTCCTCGGTCGACTCAGTAAATAAGGACGCAAAATCACCAGAGCAGATTATTTTGCCAGAGTCTAAAGTAAAGGTAGTATCAGTTCCTTCTTTAAGCAGTTCTGGGAAAGTGCAAATCATTGGTCCAGGTCCACTCCCTCATAGGACTTTCACCATTCCACAGACTGTACCACAGCACAGAATAGTCAAGGTGACTGTGCCTGCCGGCACATTACCTCTGTCCTTACCCATCAACATGGTTTCCACATCACCTGCAGTTTCTGGTGCTTCCTCTCAGGTTGTAGCCAATGGTCTGGATTCTCGTAAGGAAGCCACAAGGGGCCGAACTGTGGCCATACGCATTCCTGCCTCCACAAAACCAACTGTTACTAATGTGTTACCCAGCCCACAGGTTTTGCTAGTTAACCGCTCTGGTCAGATTTTAATAAAAGACCCACAGACAAACACTTACCAGATGCCTAGTGCTAATTCACCTTCGTACAGCCACATAAGCCAAATTGCTAAGATCATCCACAGCACTAATCTTGTTCAGCGAACTGTACCAAGGGTTGTGGTAACCCCTGTGTCTCAAGCAGGCCTCAGCCAAGGTCCAACTACACATGTAGTATCGTATAGCAATGGAGCGGCGCCATCTACGAAGGTTTTCATCCGGAAGCTACCTCAAAAATCTTCAGAAGTGCACATGAATAGTGGAAGCAGTGTAAGGCTGAACAATCCATCTACACCAGTCTCTCCAGTATTAGATGTAAACCAGAGAGATGATGCACAAGCCATAATAGAAAGAGCCATGGCAAGCCACCGCGAAACGGCAAACCGTGCTTTGCTTAGTTCGTCCCAATTCCAGGTCCGCCCAAATATTAGTAAGCTCCACTCTCCTGATGTGGCTAACCAGTCTTCAAAACTGCACCACCGGACTCAGCCTGCGATTCTGTCCCATTCAAAGTCTCAGGTCAGGATGAAGAGAGTATCTTTGGCATCAGAGCGAACTAGTGTGAAAAAATGCAAGACTGACTTAATGGAGCAGACGGTTTCGAGCTCTCTGGATGACCTTAACAG ATTCAACAAAGTACGCATTAAAGCTCCATCTGTTAAGGACGTGCTGGATTTTGATCATGTCGTTGAAAATCTTGATAACCCAAAGACAAAGGAGGGAGCCAAAGAATATGAGAAAAAAAG TGACCCACAGGAAAAAGAGCGGGGTACCCATGACAAAGCTCATGCATGGGACAGCTCCAAAAATGGTGAACTCTCTGACTGGACTCCTTGTGCAG ACTGGAGTTCAGATGAGGATTCCCCATCACCCTTTAAGCAGGAGCAAGATGAATGTGGCAGTCAAAATGAGCCTCATCTACTCTTCAAAATCACTAGTGATGATGGCTTCAGTGTGGAAGCAGACAGCATAGAGG TGGCGTGGAGAGCAGTGGTTGACGGTGTTCAGGAGGCACGGATAGCTTATAGGCTTGAGCAGTTGCCTCTAGGCAGAATGAGTGGTGCTAGAGTAATGGGTGTCCTTCATGATGCTGTGCTGTTCCTTTTGGAGCAACTGCAAGGGGCTGCCCAGTGCCAGAACCACCGCTTTCGTTTCCACCAGCATGAGAAACCAGAAAAAGAGCTGCCAGTAAACCCCAGTGGCTGTGCTCGTGCTGAAGTCTATGAAAG AAAATCCACATTCGACATGTTTAACTTCCTGGCCTCCCAACATCGTCAGCTCCCTGAGAGCAGGCCatgtgatgaagatgaggatgacATTAAGCTCAAATCTAGCAG ACGTGCAACCAGTACAGAATTGCCGATGGCAATGAGGTTCCGACACCTTGAGAGAACATCTAAAGAAGCTGTAGGAGTTTACAG ATCTGCCATTCATGGACGTGGTCTTTTCTGCAAGAGAAACATAGAAGCTGGAGAGATGGTAATTGAATACGCTGGTAACGTCATTCGTTCAGTTCTCACTGACAAGCGGGAGAAATATTACGACAGTAAG GGCATTGGCTGCTACATGTTCCGCATCGATGACTTCGATGTAGTGGATGCCACAATGCATGGAAATGCAGCACGTTTTATTAACCACTCCTGTGAACCCAACTGTTACTCGCGGGTCATTAACGTCGAAGGCCGGAAGCACATTGTCATATTTGCTCTGAGAAAGATCTACCGTGGGGAGGAGCTTACCTACGATTACAAATTCCCCATTGAAGATGCCAACAACAAGCTTCACTGTAACTGTGCAGCCAGGCGGTGTAGACGTTTTTTGAACTAA